One Brassica napus cultivar Da-Ae chromosome C2, Da-Ae, whole genome shotgun sequence DNA window includes the following coding sequences:
- the LOC125582168 gene encoding uncharacterized protein LOC125582168, whose protein sequence is MAPRLFACFRVKGSSTSPTGKGITGHNAAVVAADVPAGDGPVLVQLFSSQGCKTSPEAEMLVSRLGRGDFDGQIRREGGAGSPAIVLVFHVDYWDYLGWKDPYGSSQWTVRQKAYIEALNQDTMFTPQFVVQGRVQFLELCIERLKC, encoded by the coding sequence ATGGCGCCGCGTCTTTTCGCCTGTTTTCGCGTCAAAGGATCATCAACTTCCCCCACCGGAAAAGGAATCACCGGTCATAACGCTGCCGTTGTAGCTGCCGATGTTCCCGCCGGCGACGGACCTGTTCTCGTTCAACTCTTCTCTTCTCAGGGATGCAAGACTTCTCCGGAGGCGGAGATGCTCGTGTCACGCCTCGGACGTGGAGATTTCGACGGTCAGATCCGTCGTGAAGGTGGGGCTGGTTCTCCGGCAATTGTTCTCGTTTTTCACGTTGATTATTGGGATTACTTGGGGTGGAAGGATCCATACGGATCGAGCCAATGGACGGTGAGGCAAAAGGCTTACATCGAGGCGTTGAACCAAGATACCATGTTCACTCCACAGTTTGTGGTTCAAGGTCGCGTCCAGTTTCTTGAATTATGTATAGAAAGACTCAAAtgctaa